From a region of the Streptomyces sp. NBC_01454 genome:
- a CDS encoding cytochrome b/b6 domain-containing protein, giving the protein MPPPPDAPSAPAATRPRVRRFSPAEHRVHQATAALMAVCVLTAGCLYLPFLAELVGRRALMVTVHEWSGILLPVPVLLGLFSRALRADLTRLNRYGPHDRHWLRSALRRRGGRPAGKFNAGQKLYAAWIAGAVLVMLATGLLMWSTLPQALGLVRAGTPVPLVWRTGATFVHDWLALAVILVIAGHVGKAYGDPESRRGMRTGSVDARWARREHPLWRPEDGERGGEEDGEHGGERDAERREPRS; this is encoded by the coding sequence ATGCCCCCACCACCTGACGCGCCGTCCGCACCCGCCGCCACCCGCCCCCGGGTGCGGCGCTTCAGCCCCGCCGAACACCGGGTCCATCAGGCCACCGCCGCCCTGATGGCGGTCTGTGTGCTCACCGCGGGCTGTCTCTACCTCCCCTTCCTCGCCGAACTCGTCGGCCGCCGCGCCCTGATGGTCACCGTCCACGAGTGGTCCGGCATCCTGCTGCCGGTGCCCGTGCTGCTGGGCCTCTTCTCCCGGGCCCTGCGCGCCGACCTCACCCGGCTCAACCGCTACGGCCCGCACGACCGCCATTGGCTGCGGTCCGCCCTGCGCCGCCGCGGCGGCCGCCCGGCCGGAAAGTTCAACGCCGGCCAGAAGCTCTACGCCGCCTGGATCGCCGGCGCCGTGCTGGTGATGCTCGCCACCGGTCTGCTGATGTGGTCCACCCTCCCGCAGGCCCTCGGCCTCGTCCGGGCGGGGACACCCGTGCCCCTGGTGTGGCGCACCGGTGCCACGTTCGTCCACGACTGGCTCGCGCTCGCCGTGATCCTCGTGATCGCCGGTCATGTCGGGAAGGCGTACGGCGATCCCGAGTCGCGCCGCGGGATGCGGACGGGTTCCGTCGATGCGCGGTGGGCCCGGCGCGAGCATCCGCTGTGGCGCCCTGAGGACGGGGAGCGGGGCGGGGAAGAGGACGGCGAGCACGGCGGGGAGCGGGACGCGGAGCGGCGCGAACCCCGGTCCTGA
- a CDS encoding winged helix-turn-helix domain-containing protein, protein MTDTSEPPRPAASGAPPTRQMDARSLRGLAHPLRMRILELLRLDGPDTATGLGGRLGENTGTVSWHLRHLAAHGFIEEETDRGTRRERWWRAVRVGNNLNTAEFRDDPDTRGALSVYVHELVQQHFHRVVDYLTEDWDAAWRHAGTLTQWHDLRLGPEQLAAMNAELAEVVARHRAAAHTASGAGTPDGQPVIVQLQSFPRKERGAR, encoded by the coding sequence ATGACCGACACCTCGGAGCCGCCGCGGCCGGCCGCATCCGGTGCGCCACCCACCCGGCAGATGGACGCCCGCAGCCTGCGCGGCCTCGCCCACCCCCTGCGCATGCGCATCCTGGAACTGCTGAGGCTCGACGGCCCGGACACCGCCACCGGGCTCGGCGGCCGCCTCGGCGAGAACACCGGCACGGTCAGCTGGCATCTGCGGCACCTCGCCGCACACGGCTTCATCGAGGAGGAGACCGACCGCGGCACCCGGCGCGAACGCTGGTGGCGGGCGGTCCGGGTCGGCAACAACCTCAACACCGCCGAGTTCCGCGACGATCCGGACACCCGCGGCGCGCTGTCCGTCTATGTGCACGAACTGGTGCAGCAGCACTTCCACCGCGTCGTCGACTACCTCACCGAGGACTGGGACGCCGCGTGGCGCCACGCCGGCACCCTCACCCAGTGGCACGACCTGCGGCTCGGCCCCGAGCAGTTGGCGGCGATGAACGCGGAGCTGGCCGAGGTCGTCGCCCGGCACCGGGCGGCGGCCCACACCGCGTCCGGGGCCGGGACGCCGGACGGGCAGCCGGTCATCGTCCAGCTGCAGTCCTTCCCGCGCAAGGAACGTGGCGCCCGATGA
- a CDS encoding MFS transporter, whose amino-acid sequence MSGLLRRHRDFRLLWCGETAGKFGAAVTNVALPLVAVSTLHASTFAVGLLGACGWLPWLLIGLPVGAWVDRLRRRPLMLGAAGLSLVLFAAVPLLARYGGLSLGLLLAVALLAGTSAVVFQTAYSAYLPTLLAPADRAEGNAKLHGSASAAQIAGQGTGGLLAQLAGAVHALSVNAATFLIALLCLRGIRHREPRPAARERGLRTMAAEVAEGMRLVAGDVWFRTLTLFGAASNLALMGYQSIAAVFLVREVGLAPGAVGGLLALGASGGIAGAFLARRAAGRFGTARALLLCELGLSCAALLMPLAVHGAGALLYVAGSFGVSAGVVAGNVLKVSFQQRYCPPALLGRLIAGSAFLTYGTLPLGALLGGTLGSVLGVRPAMWIMTAGVPLAGLILLFSPVGRARDLPVRPAREERPAAGACGPEPDGRAEVTPLPGA is encoded by the coding sequence ATGAGCGGACTGCTGCGCCGGCACCGGGACTTCCGGCTGCTGTGGTGCGGTGAGACGGCGGGCAAATTCGGGGCGGCGGTCACCAATGTGGCGCTGCCGCTGGTGGCGGTGTCCACCCTCCACGCCTCCACCTTCGCGGTCGGGCTGCTCGGCGCCTGCGGCTGGCTGCCGTGGCTGCTCATCGGCCTGCCGGTCGGCGCATGGGTGGACCGGCTGCGGCGCCGTCCCCTGATGCTGGGCGCCGCCGGTCTCTCGCTGGTGCTCTTCGCCGCCGTCCCGCTCCTCGCCCGGTACGGCGGGCTCTCGCTCGGGCTGCTGCTCGCCGTGGCCCTGCTGGCCGGTACGTCTGCGGTGGTCTTCCAGACCGCCTACAGCGCCTATCTGCCCACGCTGCTCGCGCCGGCCGACCGGGCCGAGGGCAACGCCAAGCTGCACGGCAGCGCCTCGGCGGCACAGATCGCCGGGCAGGGGACCGGCGGCCTCCTCGCCCAACTCGCCGGTGCGGTCCACGCGTTGTCCGTCAACGCCGCCACCTTCCTGATCGCGCTGCTGTGCCTGCGGGGCATCCGGCACCGCGAGCCGCGCCCGGCGGCACGGGAGCGCGGTCTGCGGACCATGGCCGCGGAGGTCGCCGAGGGCATGCGGCTGGTCGCCGGCGATGTGTGGTTCCGTACGCTGACGCTGTTCGGCGCCGCCTCCAACCTCGCGCTCATGGGCTATCAGTCGATCGCGGCGGTCTTCCTGGTCCGCGAGGTGGGCCTGGCCCCCGGCGCGGTCGGCGGGCTGCTGGCGCTGGGCGCCTCGGGCGGCATCGCGGGGGCCTTCCTGGCGCGCCGGGCCGCCGGCCGGTTCGGCACCGCCCGCGCCCTGCTGCTGTGCGAACTCGGCCTGTCCTGCGCCGCGTTGCTCATGCCGCTCGCCGTCCACGGCGCCGGGGCACTGCTCTACGTCGCGGGCAGCTTCGGCGTCAGTGCGGGGGTGGTCGCCGGCAACGTCCTCAAGGTGAGCTTCCAGCAGCGGTACTGCCCGCCCGCCCTGCTCGGCCGGCTGATCGCCGGCAGCGCCTTCCTCACCTACGGGACGCTGCCCCTGGGGGCGCTGCTCGGCGGGACGCTCGGCTCGGTGCTCGGCGTCCGCCCGGCAATGTGGATCATGACCGCCGGAGTGCCGCTGGCCGGCCTGATCCTGCTCTTCTCACCGGTCGGCAGAGCGCGCGACCTGCCGGTACGCCCCGCCCGGGAGGAGCGGCCGGCGGCAGGTGCTTGCGGGCCGGAGCCGGACGGGCGGGCCGAGGTGACTCCGCTGCCGGGGGCCTGA